In one Papio anubis isolate 15944 chromosome 11, Panubis1.0, whole genome shotgun sequence genomic region, the following are encoded:
- the LOC116269493 gene encoding calcyclin-binding protein-like, whose product MASEELQKDLEEVKVLLEKGTRKRVRDALMAEKSKIETEIKNKMQQKSQKKAELLDNEKPAAVVAPITTGYKVKSSNYGWDQSDKFVKIYTTLSGVHQVPTENVQVHFTERSFDVLVKNLNGKSYSMIVNNLLKPISVEGSSKKVKTDTVLILCRKKVENTRWDYLTQVEKECKEKEKPSYDTETDPSEGLMHVLKKIYEDGDDDMKRTIDKAWVESREKQSKGDTEF is encoded by the coding sequence ATGGCTTCAGAAGAGCTACAGAAAGATCTAGAAGAGGTAAAGGTGTTGCTGGAAAAGGGTACTAGGAAAAGAGTACGTGATGCCCTTATGGCTGAAAAATCCAAGATtgagacagaaatcaagaacaaGATGCAACAGAAAtcacagaagaaagcagaacTTCTTGATAATGAAAAACCAGCTGCTGTGGTTGCTCCCATTACAACGGGCTATAAGGTAAAAAGCAGTAATTATGGATGGGATCAGTCAGATAAGTTTGTGAAAATCTACACTACTTTAAGTGGAGTGCATCAAGTTCCCACTGAGAATGTGCAGGTGCATTTCACAGAGAGGTCATTTGATGTTTTGGTAAAGAATCTAAATGGGAAGAGTTACTCCATGATTGTGAACAATCTCTTGAAACCCATCTCTGTGGAAGGCAGTTCAAAAAAAGTCAAGACTGATACAGTTCTTATATTGTGTagaaagaaagtggaaaacaCAAGGTGGGATTACCTGACCCAGGTTGAAAAAGAgtgcaaagaaaaagagaagcccTCCTATGACACTGAAACAGATCCTAGTGAGGGATTGATGCATGTTCTAAAGAAAATTTATGAAGATGGAGATGATGATATGAAGAGAACCATTGATAAAGCCTGGGTGGAATCAAGAGAGAAGCAATCCAAAGGAGACACAGAATTTTGA